The following coding sequences lie in one Arachis hypogaea cultivar Tifrunner chromosome 9, arahy.Tifrunner.gnm2.J5K5, whole genome shotgun sequence genomic window:
- the LOC140175188 gene encoding uncharacterized protein yields MWRQVITRFGIPEVVISDNETQFTDKKLIELLNGLGIKQKFSSVEHPQTNGQFESANKVILQGLKKRLVLHGRNPLPPDIRGGRDDTRENRRVEPATTSEGVEKAVEKDLVDEAREMAHLTEVALKQMMALRYNAKVLKREFGKNDLVLQRNDIGLPTQGEGKLAANWEGLYRVKDMLGKGAYKLEKLDGKEIPRTWNTCLTAD; encoded by the exons atgtggaggcaggtgataactcgATTCGGCATCCCGGAAGTGGTCATCTCAGACAACGAGACGCAATTCACTGACAAGAAGTTAATAGAACTCCTCAACGGCCTGGGCATAAAACAGAAGTTCTCTTCAGTAGAGCACCCCCAGACGAATGGGCAATTCGAGTCCGCAAATAAGGTCATCTTACAGGGCCTCAAGAAGCGGCTGG TCCTCCACGGGAGAAACCCCCTTCCGCCTGACATACGGGGTGGACGCGATGATACCCGTGAAAATCGGCGAGTCGAGCCCGCGACTACTTCTGAAGGAGTAGAAAAAGCAGTGGAGAAAGACCTGGTGGATGAGGCCAGAGAGATGGCCCATTTAACAGAAGTAGCACTGAAACAAATGATGGCCCTGCGCTACAACGCCAAAGTACTCAAGAGGGAGTTTGGAAAGAATGACCTAGTCTTGCAACGCAATGACATAGGGCTACCGACCCAAGGGGAAGGAAAACTAGCGGCAAATTGGGAAGGCCTCTACAGGGTCAAAGACATGCTCGGCAAAGGCGCCTACAAATTGGAGAAGCTCGACGGCAAGGAAATCCCGAGAACATGGAAT ACCTGTTTAACTGCCGATTAA